In Chryseobacterium gleum, a single genomic region encodes these proteins:
- a CDS encoding HmuY family protein, whose product MMKYLKIVSVLSIIAATQSCLSADEDPVPVPPMTGSEVSVNIGGPTEPNQVWIDLSDYTSSAVNRRTDWDLGFYTGDEFRVIMNGSLAMTVVKIPNASDISKVKEADISGLKDIAQVGTFDAANMQYVDNPDGNFLTQTSGIDAIKENDADNPVYLINLGREIPSAANIGAGSVSLSGDPRGWKKIQILRAQNGYKIRYADLNAAEADIKEYIITKDTEYNFAFFSLKTGIPVKIQRKKKNWDLAFTTFTNEVFMGPNNSAGSYFYADFVTTNTLNGVGAYQVNVTGSLDAAYSAFKLKDVEAAKFVFNDQRAIGDKWRTTTGTATNPVPFVYSDRFFVLKDAEGFYFKLRFNTMKNTKGERGYTNFEFEPL is encoded by the coding sequence ATGATGAAGTATTTAAAAATAGTGTCCGTTCTTTCCATTATCGCTGCCACACAGTCTTGTCTCTCTGCAGACGAAGATCCGGTTCCGGTTCCTCCAATGACAGGATCGGAAGTAAGTGTGAATATCGGTGGTCCTACAGAACCCAATCAGGTTTGGATCGACTTAAGCGACTACACCAGTTCAGCCGTTAACCGCAGAACAGATTGGGACCTTGGTTTTTATACCGGAGATGAATTCCGTGTGATCATGAACGGATCTCTGGCTATGACGGTGGTTAAAATCCCCAACGCTTCAGACATCAGTAAAGTAAAAGAAGCTGATATATCAGGTCTGAAAGACATTGCTCAGGTAGGAACTTTTGATGCTGCCAATATGCAATATGTAGACAATCCCGATGGAAATTTTCTGACTCAGACTTCAGGAATTGATGCCATCAAAGAAAATGATGCGGATAATCCTGTTTACCTGATCAATCTTGGGAGAGAGATACCTTCTGCCGCCAATATCGGGGCAGGTTCAGTTTCATTGTCCGGCGACCCGAGAGGGTGGAAGAAAATTCAGATCCTGAGAGCTCAGAACGGATACAAAATCCGTTATGCCGACTTGAATGCAGCAGAAGCAGATATCAAAGAATATATCATTACAAAAGATACTGAGTACAACTTTGCGTTCTTCAGCCTGAAAACGGGTATACCGGTAAAAATTCAGCGTAAGAAAAAAAACTGGGACCTTGCGTTCACAACCTTTACCAATGAGGTATTCATGGGACCAAACAACAGTGCAGGAAGTTATTTTTATGCTGATTTTGTGACGACAAATACCTTAAATGGGGTGGGAGCCTATCAGGTAAATGTCACAGGAAGTCTTGATGCTGCTTACAGCGCATTTAAATTAAAAGATGTTGAGGCTGCAAAATTTGTTTTCAATGACCAGAGAGCCATTGGTGACAAATGGAGAACCACTACGGGAACAGCAACGAATCCGGTTCCGTTTGTGTATTCAGACCGCTTTTTTGTATTGAAAGATGCCGAAGGTTTTTATTTCAAGCTGAGATTCAACACCATGAAAAATACAAAAGGCGAAAGAGGATACACCAATTTTGAATTTGAACCTTTATAA
- a CDS encoding TonB-dependent receptor plug domain-containing protein, with amino-acid sequence MKKKVLSVLTLSIALWMNAQEKDSLYQKKIEEVVITGQYMQQSINKSIYKVDVIDAEQIKNMAATNVAEVLNQSLNIQITPDTRSGNSTANIMGLNGDYVKILIDNIPVVGDTGLGSNIDLTKITLSNIERIEIVKGSMGVEYGNGAVAGVINIITKKTGTKKISVRGSLQEETVRDHYDLKKKGNGRHIQNLNVDYNISNEWFASINFNHNQFMGYEGQSKGYKYFGQDNQRGYEWNPKDQYDASALLRYTKNKTTFFYKLSYLNEKFNFYNPEVSRNPLNDGAGGVSYESRDRRYNTDRWIHQFNIQTNLGHIRYMGDFSYQNQDRKYYDYNYDIPNRTIKSRQDEKSYYKTDVVYSRGMFSNFLDSKVFDFQLGYELDYTNGYAALIAGDFFGEAVKRKIFTYSNFLSAEWNVSDKFSLRPGVRLSLSENFNNQYNYSLSARYKTSQNSNLRAVIGSANRFPKYDELYTYFVNLNHDVQGNPDLNPEKGFSAGLFWNQNFSADNGWKIAYGLDALYLDVRDRIEMVMVKEPSTYKYMNLDTYKNLLFSANVDFRKDQFALSLRGSVNGTSVSMNDLKSSSPTDFQYLVQAGASATYKLKSTDTNFALYYKFTGPDRIYVADGAGGFRLGKVDSFHMMDFIVSQPFWKNHFEISAGVKNIFDVTRLNSTAVAGSAHTAASGFVNLYYGRSYFARLMFQF; translated from the coding sequence ATGAAGAAGAAAGTGCTTTCCGTTCTAACGTTATCCATAGCCTTATGGATGAATGCACAAGAAAAGGATTCTCTTTATCAAAAGAAAATTGAAGAAGTTGTTATTACAGGACAGTACATGCAGCAGTCCATTAACAAATCGATATATAAGGTTGATGTTATAGATGCAGAACAGATTAAAAATATGGCAGCCACGAACGTTGCAGAGGTTTTGAATCAAAGCCTTAACATACAGATCACTCCTGATACCCGCTCCGGAAATTCAACCGCGAATATCATGGGACTTAACGGTGACTATGTAAAGATCCTTATAGACAATATTCCGGTAGTAGGGGATACAGGACTGGGCAGTAATATTGACCTTACCAAAATTACCTTAAGCAATATAGAAAGAATTGAAATTGTAAAAGGAAGCATGGGCGTTGAGTACGGAAACGGTGCTGTTGCCGGGGTCATCAACATTATTACGAAAAAGACCGGTACAAAAAAAATAAGTGTAAGGGGTTCATTGCAGGAAGAAACGGTAAGAGACCATTATGATCTTAAGAAAAAGGGTAACGGCAGACATATCCAGAACCTGAATGTAGATTATAATATCAGTAATGAATGGTTTGCCAGTATCAATTTCAACCATAACCAGTTTATGGGATACGAAGGACAAAGCAAAGGCTACAAATATTTCGGGCAGGACAACCAGAGAGGGTATGAATGGAACCCGAAAGACCAGTACGATGCATCAGCATTACTCAGATACACGAAAAACAAAACAACATTTTTCTACAAGCTGTCTTATCTTAATGAGAAATTCAATTTCTACAATCCGGAGGTCAGCAGAAATCCTCTGAATGACGGAGCAGGCGGAGTTTCCTATGAAAGCAGAGACAGAAGATACAACACGGACCGCTGGATTCACCAGTTCAATATTCAAACCAACCTGGGACATATCCGATATATGGGAGACTTCTCTTATCAGAACCAGGACAGAAAATATTATGATTACAATTATGATATTCCAAACAGAACAATAAAGAGCCGTCAGGACGAAAAATCTTATTATAAGACAGATGTTGTTTATTCAAGAGGGATGTTCAGTAATTTCCTTGATAGCAAAGTCTTTGATTTTCAGTTGGGATATGAATTAGATTATACTAATGGATATGCTGCACTGATCGCCGGGGATTTCTTTGGAGAAGCGGTAAAAAGAAAAATATTTACCTATTCCAATTTCCTTTCTGCAGAATGGAATGTTTCAGACAAATTTTCTCTGAGACCGGGAGTAAGGCTTTCTTTGAGCGAAAATTTCAACAATCAGTACAATTACTCTTTATCGGCAAGATATAAAACTTCTCAAAATTCAAATCTCCGGGCGGTTATAGGATCAGCCAACCGTTTCCCGAAATATGATGAACTGTACACCTATTTTGTGAATCTTAATCATGATGTCCAGGGAAATCCGGATTTAAATCCTGAAAAAGGATTCTCTGCAGGACTCTTCTGGAACCAGAACTTTTCGGCAGACAATGGCTGGAAGATCGCTTATGGACTTGACGCATTATACCTTGATGTACGGGACAGAATTGAAATGGTGATGGTAAAAGAGCCTTCCACCTACAAATACATGAATCTTGATACCTATAAAAATTTGTTATTCTCAGCTAACGTAGATTTCAGAAAAGATCAGTTTGCCCTCTCTTTAAGGGGATCTGTAAACGGAACATCCGTATCGATGAATGATTTGAAATCTTCTTCGCCTACAGATTTCCAGTATTTAGTACAGGCAGGAGCTTCAGCAACCTATAAACTGAAAAGTACAGATACCAATTTTGCCCTTTATTACAAGTTTACAGGTCCAGACAGAATATATGTAGCCGATGGAGCAGGCGGCTTCCGGCTTGGAAAAGTAGATAGCTTCCATATGATGGATTTCATTGTGAGCCAGCCTTTCTGGAAGAATCACTTTGAAATTTCCGCCGGAGTGAAAAATATATTTGATGTAACGAGACTGAACTCTACTGCGGTGGCAGGTTCGGCCCATACAGCGGCGAGTGGTTTTGTTAATTTATACTATGGCAGAAGCTATTTTGCCAGATTAATGTTTCAATTTTAA